The Elusimicrobiota bacterium genome window below encodes:
- the thpR gene encoding RNA 2',3'-cyclic phosphodiesterase produces MRLFIAVAADDEVKTAAAAAVARLRRAGGSFRWVDPRDMHMTLRWFGPTPEERLPEIQDLMTRAAAATAPFEIVYGGVGAFDSFEEARVVWLGLSEGLSPMEGVAALVGRDEPRPYAPHLTLGRNRHASAPPEFVAALKAEPVLDLRRPVTKLSLYASKPAPFGHAYEILCEAPLGLLSP; encoded by the coding sequence ATGCGGCTATTCATCGCGGTCGCGGCGGACGACGAGGTGAAGACGGCGGCGGCCGCGGCCGTCGCGCGCCTGCGCCGCGCCGGCGGGAGCTTCCGCTGGGTGGACCCGCGCGACATGCACATGACCCTGCGCTGGTTCGGGCCGACGCCCGAGGAGCGGCTGCCGGAGATCCAGGACCTGATGACGCGCGCCGCCGCCGCGACGGCCCCCTTCGAGATCGTCTACGGCGGCGTGGGCGCGTTCGACTCCTTCGAAGAGGCGCGGGTCGTGTGGCTCGGGCTGAGCGAAGGGCTCTCCCCGATGGAGGGGGTCGCCGCGCTCGTCGGTCGCGATGAGCCGCGGCCGTACGCTCCGCACCTGACGCTCGGCCGCAACCGCCACGCCTCCGCTCCGCCCGAGTTCGTCGCGGCCCTCAAGGCCGAGCCCGTCCTGGACCTGCGCCGCCCGGTGACGAAGCTGAGCCTCTACGCGAGCAAGCCCGCCCCCTTCGGGCACGCTTACGAGATTTTGTGCGAGGCGCCATTAGGACTTCTTAGTCCTTAG
- a CDS encoding OAM dimerization domain-containing protein, with the protein MLIKPYGDTLDDGATQLSFSLPVRCGGKAKEAARQLVLKMGFAHCDIVHAHPLSEEFTFFVAYAKTDASVDFDRVEYVEALEEKSMSMDQVNAFIKTEFKRKLTVVGACTGFDAHTVGIDAIMNMKGYNHHYGLERYPMIEAFNLGAQVPNEKLLEKARELEADAVLVSQVVTQKDTHVENLTRLIELAEAEGLRKKLLMIVGGPRIGNKLARELGFDAGFGPGTYADDVATFIVKKLAERGRL; encoded by the coding sequence ATGCTGATCAAGCCCTACGGAGACACCCTCGACGACGGCGCGACGCAGCTCTCCTTCTCCCTGCCGGTCCGATGCGGGGGGAAGGCCAAGGAGGCGGCGCGCCAGCTCGTGCTCAAGATGGGCTTCGCGCACTGCGACATCGTCCACGCCCATCCGCTCTCGGAGGAGTTCACCTTCTTCGTCGCCTACGCGAAGACCGACGCCTCCGTCGACTTCGACCGCGTCGAGTACGTCGAGGCGCTCGAAGAGAAGAGCATGAGCATGGACCAGGTCAACGCCTTCATCAAGACCGAGTTCAAGCGCAAGCTCACGGTCGTCGGCGCCTGCACGGGCTTCGACGCCCATACCGTGGGCATCGACGCCATCATGAACATGAAGGGCTACAACCATCACTACGGCCTCGAGCGCTATCCGATGATCGAGGCCTTCAACCTCGGCGCGCAGGTGCCCAACGAGAAGCTCCTCGAGAAGGCGCGCGAGCTCGAGGCGGACGCCGTGCTCGTCTCGCAGGTCGTGACCCAGAAGGACACGCACGTCGAGAACCTGACGCGCCTCATCGAACTCGCCGAGGCCGAGGGGCTGCGCAAGAAGCTCCTCATGATCGTCGGCGGGCCCCGCATCGGCAACAAGCTCGCCCGCGAGCTCGGCTTCGACGCGGGCTTCGGGCCCGGCACCTACGCCGACGACGTGGCGACCTTCATCGTCAAGAAGCTCGCGGAGAGGGGGCGCCTGTAG
- a CDS encoding class I SAM-dependent methyltransferase: MKRDWWKGFFTPSVYPIEELTDSRSTRAEVLELRRRLRLPRGARVLDLCCGAGRHSLPLARAGLRVTGLDQSRPYLARARSKASRLPKALRPLFVHGDMRKLPFEGEFDAVVNLWTSFGYFPDVEDDRRALRGVLKALKPGGVLALELFDAGFRRRDFLAQTWHRFPAFYLLEGRRLRKGGDPAILGEFVFLRLGGRLPTAGGGGTSSRERSVGRVHGGEVFTRMYDRARLARELRRAGFARVRLLGGLLEPRAPVGRRRRIFALAYKRTA; encoded by the coding sequence GTGAAGCGGGACTGGTGGAAGGGCTTCTTCACGCCCTCGGTCTATCCCATCGAGGAGCTCACGGACTCCCGCTCCACTCGCGCCGAGGTCCTGGAACTGCGGCGGCGCCTGCGCCTGCCGCGCGGCGCCCGCGTGCTCGACCTCTGCTGCGGCGCCGGCCGGCACAGCCTTCCCCTCGCGCGCGCGGGCCTGCGGGTCACGGGCCTCGACCAGTCCCGGCCCTATCTCGCCCGCGCGCGGAGCAAGGCTTCGCGTCTCCCGAAGGCCTTGCGCCCGCTGTTCGTGCACGGCGACATGCGCAAGCTTCCCTTCGAGGGGGAGTTCGACGCGGTCGTGAACCTCTGGACGAGCTTCGGCTACTTCCCGGACGTCGAGGACGACCGCCGCGCCCTGCGCGGGGTCCTGAAGGCCCTCAAGCCGGGCGGCGTCCTGGCGCTCGAGCTCTTCGACGCGGGCTTCCGCCGCCGGGACTTCCTTGCGCAGACCTGGCATCGCTTCCCCGCCTTCTACCTGCTGGAGGGCCGCCGGCTCCGCAAAGGCGGCGACCCGGCCATCCTGGGGGAGTTCGTCTTCCTTCGCCTCGGCGGCCGCCTTCCGACGGCGGGTGGAGGCGGCACTTCCTCGCGGGAACGCTCGGTCGGTCGCGTCCACGGCGGAGAGGTCTTCACGCGCATGTACGACCGCGCGCGCCTCGCGCGCGAGCTGCGCCGCGCGGGCTTCGCGCGGGTGCGCCTGCTGGGCGGCCTGCTCGAGCCCCGGGCCCCCGTGGGAAGACGAAGACGGATATTCGCTCTGGCTTACAAGAGGACTGCCTAG
- a CDS encoding HAD family hydrolase, translated as MLLFDIDGTLVRAGGSGRKALNEAVFNLYGRRDAVSELSLAGRTDLWNFREAVRVAGAVPTPRQVERLHREYLRLLPAYVRRSWRTGTYHVPPGVRALLRRLHRVPGVLLGLGTGNMEKGARIKLEPSGFNDYFPFGGFGSDAMSRPALLRKAVRRAERMSGAKVRREDVFVIGDTPLDVAAGRKAGYRTVAVGTGFSPWKDLKASKPDHLSRDFRDTKRWLSWFGLGPRP; from the coding sequence GTGCTCCTTTTCGACATCGACGGGACGCTCGTGCGCGCGGGCGGCTCCGGCCGCAAGGCCCTCAACGAGGCCGTCTTCAACCTCTACGGACGCCGCGACGCCGTCAGCGAACTCTCGCTGGCCGGCCGCACCGACCTCTGGAACTTCCGGGAGGCCGTCCGCGTGGCCGGGGCGGTTCCGACGCCGCGGCAGGTGGAGCGCCTGCACCGCGAATATCTCCGCCTCCTGCCCGCCTACGTGCGCCGCTCCTGGCGCACCGGGACCTATCACGTCCCGCCGGGCGTGCGCGCCCTCCTGCGCCGCCTCCACCGCGTCCCCGGCGTCCTGCTCGGCCTGGGCACCGGCAACATGGAGAAGGGAGCCCGCATCAAGCTCGAGCCCTCCGGCTTCAACGACTATTTCCCCTTCGGCGGCTTCGGCTCCGACGCGATGAGCCGGCCTGCGCTCCTGCGCAAGGCGGTCCGACGCGCCGAGCGGATGTCCGGCGCGAAGGTGCGGCGCGAGGACGTCTTCGTCATCGGCGACACCCCGCTCGACGTGGCGGCCGGGCGCAAGGCGGGCTACCGCACGGTCGCCGTGGGCACCGGCTTCTCCCCGTGGAAAGACTTGAAGGCTTCGAAGCCCGACCATCTCTCGCGCGACTTCCGGGACACGAAGCGCTGGCTCTCGTGGTTCGGCCTGGGGCCGCGCCCGTGA
- the hutI gene encoding imidazolonepropionase encodes MKKLLLNADLLTFSGPDAPRRGAEMRSVGLVRGGALLWEDGKILAVGLRELVQRHPDADKARILDGSGRVVLPGFIDCHTHPVFAEPRLRDYELRSQGKSYAEIAAAGGGIVSSVRGVRGTDVETLARGLFERAQRFLECGTTTIEAKSGYGLDLDSELKMLRAIKAAAAGSPLEMHATFLGAHAVPPEYAGRAAEYVDHLIATVLPAVTKEGLARFADAFCEEGYFDAKLTERFLSACKAAGLAPRVHAEQFKHSGGALLAARLGALSADHLDRVDDADLAALKEAGVVACLVPGSNHFLGLSEFPPARKIIDAGVPVALATDFNPGTCPCWNLQEILSIAVSRMKMTAEEVLCAATVNAAHALGLGKTHGSLEAGKAADFLLLDCKDYREIPYWFGANLAGTVFKRGAVVHGQNLAL; translated from the coding sequence ATGAAGAAGCTCCTGCTCAACGCCGACCTGCTCACCTTCTCCGGTCCCGACGCGCCCCGACGCGGCGCCGAGATGCGCAGCGTCGGACTCGTGCGCGGGGGGGCCCTGCTCTGGGAGGACGGGAAGATCCTCGCCGTCGGGCTGCGCGAGCTCGTCCAGCGCCACCCGGACGCCGACAAGGCCCGCATCCTCGACGGGAGCGGCCGCGTCGTCCTCCCCGGCTTCATCGACTGCCACACCCACCCGGTCTTCGCCGAGCCGCGACTGCGCGACTACGAGCTCCGCTCGCAGGGCAAGAGCTACGCGGAGATCGCCGCCGCGGGCGGGGGCATCGTCTCGAGCGTGCGCGGCGTGCGCGGGACCGACGTGGAGACGCTCGCGCGAGGCCTCTTCGAGCGGGCCCAGCGCTTCCTCGAGTGCGGGACCACGACCATCGAGGCCAAGAGCGGCTACGGCCTCGACCTCGACTCCGAGCTCAAGATGCTGCGCGCGATCAAGGCGGCGGCCGCCGGCTCCCCGCTCGAGATGCACGCGACCTTCCTCGGCGCCCACGCCGTGCCGCCCGAGTACGCGGGGCGGGCCGCGGAGTACGTGGATCATCTGATCGCGACGGTCCTGCCCGCCGTGACGAAGGAGGGGCTCGCCCGCTTCGCCGACGCCTTCTGCGAGGAGGGCTACTTCGACGCGAAGCTCACGGAGCGCTTCCTCTCCGCCTGCAAGGCCGCGGGCCTCGCGCCGCGCGTGCACGCCGAGCAGTTCAAGCACTCCGGCGGCGCCCTGCTGGCCGCCCGGCTGGGGGCCCTCTCGGCCGACCACCTCGACCGCGTCGACGACGCCGACCTCGCGGCCCTGAAGGAAGCCGGGGTCGTCGCCTGCCTCGTGCCGGGCTCCAACCACTTCCTGGGGCTCAGCGAGTTCCCGCCGGCCCGGAAGATCATCGACGCGGGAGTCCCGGTCGCCCTCGCCACCGACTTCAACCCCGGCACCTGCCCCTGCTGGAACCTCCAGGAGATCCTCTCCATCGCGGTGAGCCGGATGAAGATGACCGCGGAGGAGGTCCTCTGCGCCGCGACGGTCAACGCCGCGCACGCGCTGGGGCTGGGGAAGACGCACGGCTCCCTCGAGGCGGGGAAGGCGGCCGACTTCCTCCTCCTCGACTGCAAAGACTACCGGGAGATCCCCTACTGGTTCGGCGCGAACCTCGCCGGCACCGTCTTCAAGCGCGGCGCCGTCGTGCATGGGCAGAATCTTGCGCTCTGA
- a CDS encoding ATP-binding protein produces the protein MARDNDAPSRPLVLVVYSQAPDLPFIAQILEKEGYPADTAQGLAAAKRLLAKGAYAVVLIDTQLPGSEALQVFRESQLKDPHSVAVALVPLSTLEGSVAALRQGFYDALVIPCPPEMLAACVERAVERWELNRRTLESGHEVDALRRDLDLRVVEATHEIQRVNERLNRRLTRQNEELAQQTRFMEDMVHELKNPLSVVSGYSSFLLRRPMEEWTSQDLTRALESIHRNADHLRDLIEELLDSTRLAGRKIQLHPETFPASEAVRETVEGLKVQAAEKGLGLEMDVPDTLAAVYADRNRLRQILINLIGNALKFTPKGGRVTVSAKPEEGEVCFSVADTGKGIAKKDLERIFERFYQVQETRATHKGLGLGLSIVRGLVDLHGGRIWAESAPGKGARFCFTLPSTLTVPGSTDELAEESAANPS, from the coding sequence ATGGCTCGGGACAACGACGCACCGTCGCGGCCGCTCGTCCTGGTGGTCTATTCCCAGGCCCCCGACCTCCCCTTCATCGCGCAGATCCTCGAGAAAGAGGGCTACCCCGCCGACACCGCCCAGGGCCTCGCCGCGGCCAAGCGCCTGCTCGCCAAGGGCGCCTACGCCGTGGTCCTCATCGACACCCAGCTGCCCGGTTCCGAGGCCCTGCAGGTCTTCCGCGAGTCCCAGCTCAAGGACCCCCACTCGGTCGCGGTCGCCCTGGTCCCCCTCTCCACCCTCGAAGGCTCCGTGGCGGCGCTGCGCCAGGGCTTCTACGACGCGCTCGTCATCCCCTGCCCGCCCGAGATGCTCGCCGCCTGCGTCGAGCGGGCCGTCGAGCGCTGGGAGCTCAACCGCCGCACCCTCGAGAGCGGCCACGAGGTCGACGCCCTGCGCCGCGACCTCGACCTGCGCGTCGTGGAAGCCACCCACGAGATCCAGCGCGTCAACGAGCGGCTCAACCGCCGACTGACGCGGCAGAACGAGGAGCTCGCCCAGCAGACCCGCTTCATGGAGGACATGGTCCACGAGCTCAAGAACCCGCTCTCCGTCGTCTCGGGCTACTCGAGCTTCCTCCTGCGCCGCCCCATGGAGGAGTGGACCTCGCAGGACCTCACGCGCGCGCTGGAGAGCATCCACCGCAACGCCGACCACCTGCGCGACCTCATCGAGGAGCTCCTCGACTCGACCCGGCTCGCCGGACGCAAGATCCAGCTGCACCCCGAGACATTCCCCGCCTCCGAGGCCGTGCGCGAGACCGTCGAGGGGCTCAAGGTCCAGGCCGCCGAGAAGGGCCTCGGGCTCGAGATGGACGTCCCCGACACGCTCGCGGCCGTCTACGCCGACCGCAACCGCCTGCGCCAGATCCTCATCAACCTCATCGGCAACGCCCTCAAGTTCACCCCCAAGGGCGGGCGGGTCACGGTCTCGGCGAAGCCCGAGGAAGGAGAGGTCTGCTTCTCCGTCGCCGACACCGGCAAGGGCATCGCGAAGAAGGACCTCGAGCGCATCTTCGAGCGCTTCTACCAGGTCCAGGAGACGCGGGCCACCCACAAGGGGCTCGGCCTCGGTCTGAGCATCGTGCGCGGCCTCGTGGACCTGCACGGCGGCCGCATCTGGGCCGAGAGCGCTCCCGGCAAGGGCGCGCGCTTCTGCTTCACCCTCCCCTCCACCCTCACCGTCCCCGGCTCGACCGACGAACTGGCCGAAGAGAGCGCCGCGAACCCGTCGTGA
- a CDS encoding aminotransferase class III-fold pyridoxal phosphate-dependent enzyme, which translates to MTKKLKLTRSEALYKEAQELIPGGMMGIRRPYNFVPGEYPIFFESAQGGRVVDADGNEYLDMLCAYGPIIVGHREKAIDDAVIAQIREKGFCMSLVQESQNTLAKTLRELIPSCEKVVLVKTGSDATTTAIRVARAFTDRVKVLRCGYHGWHDWCVEVKGGIPAKFYEDVTEFHYNDLPQVEDLMKKHGSEVAAIIVTPVGHPLAHEVELPKPGYLEGLKALAEKHGAVLIFDEIRSGFRVDLGGAQKAFGVTPHMSVFGKAMANGYEISAVVGRADILDVLQQKAFLSSTFFPNSLAQVAALATIDFLKKEKVLDAIAQRGHAFAKKVSKVCADSGVACTFSGAPWMPFITFDRDEKGLYKKLRPEFYTQLIRRGVFLQPFHHGYIAYRHTEKDLDFAADMIAEAFEETKRNILK; encoded by the coding sequence ATGACCAAGAAACTCAAGCTGACTCGCTCGGAGGCGCTCTACAAGGAGGCGCAGGAGCTCATCCCCGGCGGCATGATGGGCATCCGCCGCCCCTACAACTTCGTCCCCGGCGAGTACCCCATCTTCTTCGAGAGCGCCCAGGGCGGCAGGGTCGTCGACGCCGACGGCAACGAGTATCTGGACATGCTCTGCGCCTACGGCCCGATCATCGTCGGGCACCGCGAGAAGGCGATCGACGACGCCGTCATCGCCCAGATCCGGGAGAAGGGCTTCTGCATGTCGCTGGTGCAGGAGTCCCAGAACACCCTCGCGAAGACGCTGCGCGAGCTCATCCCCTCCTGCGAGAAGGTCGTCCTCGTGAAGACCGGCTCCGACGCCACGACGACCGCGATCCGCGTCGCGCGCGCCTTCACCGACCGCGTGAAGGTCCTGCGCTGCGGCTACCACGGCTGGCACGACTGGTGCGTCGAGGTGAAGGGCGGCATCCCGGCGAAGTTCTACGAGGACGTCACGGAGTTCCACTACAACGACCTCCCTCAGGTCGAGGACCTGATGAAGAAGCACGGCTCCGAGGTCGCCGCCATCATCGTGACCCCCGTCGGCCACCCCCTCGCCCACGAGGTCGAGCTCCCGAAGCCCGGCTACCTCGAGGGCCTCAAAGCGCTCGCCGAGAAGCACGGAGCGGTCCTCATCTTCGACGAGATCCGCAGCGGCTTCCGCGTGGACCTGGGCGGCGCCCAGAAGGCGTTCGGCGTCACGCCGCACATGTCGGTGTTCGGCAAGGCCATGGCCAACGGCTACGAGATCAGCGCCGTGGTCGGGCGCGCCGACATCCTCGACGTGCTCCAGCAGAAGGCCTTCCTGAGCTCGACCTTCTTCCCCAACAGCCTGGCCCAGGTCGCCGCGCTGGCCACCATCGACTTCCTCAAGAAGGAGAAGGTCCTCGACGCCATCGCCCAGCGGGGCCACGCCTTCGCGAAGAAGGTCTCGAAGGTCTGCGCGGACAGCGGCGTCGCCTGCACCTTCAGCGGCGCGCCCTGGATGCCCTTCATCACCTTCGACCGCGACGAGAAGGGGCTCTACAAGAAGCTGCGCCCGGAGTTCTACACCCAGCTCATCCGGCGCGGCGTCTTCCTCCAGCCCTTCCACCACGGCTACATCGCCTATCGCCACACGGAGAAGGACCTCGACTTCGCGGCCGACATGATCGCCGAGGCGTTCGAGGAGACGAAGCGGAACATCCTGAAGTAG
- a CDS encoding lysine 5,6-aminomutase subunit alpha has protein sequence MKAKLGLSKTKIAEARRRAAAIAAPVREHIRRHTTVTVERATLRLLGADGANADGVPVPNLVVEALRERLGGGLARHYVSALLHEGKSPAELNDALARGFDLSKVPLLEQDRVEAKARELVAGLDARVKANVAHRSAKLKAFRRAAKDPLLYVIVATGNIYEDVKQAQAAALQGADIVAVIRTTAQSLLDYVPYGATTEGFGGTYATQENFRIMRAALDEVGEKERRYIRLVNYCSGLCMPEIAAMGALERLDMMLNDSMYGILFRDINMLRTFVDQNFSRMINAAADIVINTGEDNYLTTSDAVEKANTVLASQFINERFALDAGMPTRLMGLGHAFEMDPSIKNGFLLELAQARMAREIFPQHPLKYMPPTKFMTGDVFKGLTMNAMFNFASKATGQSIHLLGMLTEAIHTPFLQDRYLAIQNALYVMNSMADFSEEIEFRKGGIVMRRAKKVLDEAVELLAEVEGLGLFDAISKGVFAEVKRPRDGGKGLDGVAEKGPEYWNPVEDWLKRRLRLGRPSPRPSPAGGRGGRREASC, from the coding sequence ATGAAAGCGAAACTCGGCCTGTCGAAGACGAAGATCGCGGAGGCCCGGCGCCGCGCGGCGGCGATCGCCGCGCCCGTGCGGGAGCACATCCGGCGGCACACGACCGTCACCGTCGAGCGCGCGACGCTGCGCCTGCTCGGCGCCGACGGGGCGAACGCGGACGGCGTCCCCGTCCCCAACCTCGTCGTCGAAGCCCTGCGCGAGCGCCTCGGCGGCGGCCTGGCCCGCCATTACGTGAGCGCGCTGCTCCATGAGGGCAAGAGCCCGGCGGAGCTCAACGACGCCCTCGCCCGCGGCTTCGACCTCTCGAAAGTGCCGCTCCTCGAACAGGACCGCGTCGAGGCCAAGGCCCGGGAGCTCGTCGCCGGCCTCGACGCCCGCGTGAAGGCCAACGTCGCCCACCGCAGCGCCAAGCTCAAGGCCTTCCGCCGCGCGGCCAAGGACCCGCTCCTCTACGTCATCGTCGCCACCGGCAACATCTACGAGGACGTCAAGCAGGCGCAGGCCGCCGCCCTCCAGGGCGCCGACATCGTGGCGGTCATCCGCACCACCGCGCAGAGCCTGCTCGACTACGTCCCCTACGGCGCGACGACCGAGGGCTTCGGCGGCACCTACGCGACGCAGGAGAACTTCCGCATCATGCGGGCGGCTCTCGACGAGGTCGGCGAGAAGGAGCGCCGCTACATCCGCCTCGTCAACTACTGCTCGGGACTCTGCATGCCCGAGATCGCGGCGATGGGGGCGCTCGAGCGCCTCGACATGATGCTCAACGACTCCATGTACGGCATCCTCTTCCGCGACATCAACATGCTCCGCACCTTCGTCGACCAGAACTTCTCGCGGATGATCAACGCCGCCGCCGACATCGTCATCAACACCGGCGAGGACAACTACCTGACGACCTCCGACGCGGTGGAGAAGGCGAACACCGTCCTCGCCTCGCAGTTCATCAACGAGCGCTTCGCCCTCGACGCGGGCATGCCGACGCGGCTCATGGGCCTGGGCCACGCCTTCGAGATGGACCCGTCCATCAAGAACGGCTTCCTCCTCGAGCTCGCGCAGGCGCGCATGGCGCGCGAGATCTTCCCGCAGCATCCGCTCAAGTACATGCCGCCCACGAAGTTCATGACGGGCGACGTGTTCAAGGGCCTGACGATGAACGCGATGTTCAACTTCGCGTCGAAGGCGACCGGGCAGAGCATCCACCTGCTCGGGATGCTCACCGAGGCCATCCATACGCCCTTCCTGCAGGACCGCTACCTCGCCATCCAGAACGCGCTCTACGTCATGAACAGCATGGCGGACTTCTCGGAAGAGATCGAGTTCCGCAAGGGCGGCATCGTGATGCGGCGCGCGAAGAAGGTGCTCGACGAAGCGGTGGAGCTCCTCGCGGAGGTCGAGGGCCTCGGCCTCTTCGACGCCATCTCGAAAGGGGTCTTCGCGGAAGTGAAGCGGCCCAGGGACGGCGGCAAGGGCCTCGACGGGGTCGCGGAGAAGGGCCCGGAGTACTGGAACCCGGTCGAGGACTGGCTCAAGCGGCGCCTGCGGCTCGGGCGCCCCTCACCCCGGCCCTCTCCCGCCGGCGGGAGAGGGGGACGGCGAGAGGCATCATGCTGA